In Marinobacter sp. LQ44, the following are encoded in one genomic region:
- a CDS encoding LuxR C-terminal-related transcriptional regulator, with the protein MPDKQNLKELVSAVAARKAEFADLIVALAPDLSSQAILPTELALELSTALHDLEERATGHDPLYKLVNDHTAPALALNESGQVVALNVGAAQLFDMQSGDGLVALGISPEAFHQFKERLATAQGPTLLKAYRKGSDEHALPLILVGMYHQKLKTFVLNALQQHWPESIDLAFADVFGLSASERHILALLSRGCSSEEIAGERGSSVATVRQQIKSLLQKLGAKSQVQAATMAASAATAMDTVTTKGDLLSVHYDNYPMSIHELFREQRQIGWRRFGKPGGRPVLFLHGPSFGAGDFPDERRLAAQFGLDVIAVERAGYGRTEPSDKTEDPLESQCHDILAVLGSLSISKVTILSHEVALIPALALMQHSGIQINGVVSVSAAPPFKELEQINAMPAHQAIFIQAARHAPWLARLLIRLLILRMRKLGPEQWPKVIFEGVEPDEHVIRKNSLKQGVVAAYGFYVNQLGAGYLEDLRIMIQDWGHLLETPNLTLKLIHGSENASTPVSHLNIFRDINPDLSIELIKGEGLTLAVSQTERL; encoded by the coding sequence ATGCCAGACAAACAAAATCTCAAGGAACTGGTGTCTGCAGTGGCAGCCAGGAAGGCTGAGTTTGCGGACCTGATAGTGGCCCTGGCACCGGATCTCAGCTCGCAAGCCATCCTACCTACGGAACTTGCGCTGGAGCTGTCGACCGCCCTGCATGACCTAGAGGAGCGTGCAACCGGGCACGACCCGCTGTACAAACTGGTCAACGACCACACAGCGCCCGCCCTGGCGCTCAATGAGTCTGGCCAGGTGGTCGCGCTCAACGTGGGCGCAGCCCAATTGTTTGATATGCAATCCGGTGATGGATTGGTCGCTCTTGGCATCAGCCCGGAGGCTTTCCATCAGTTCAAAGAACGCCTTGCCACTGCTCAGGGTCCCACGCTGCTTAAGGCCTATCGAAAAGGCAGTGATGAGCATGCCCTGCCTTTGATTCTCGTGGGCATGTACCACCAGAAGCTGAAAACCTTTGTGCTAAATGCCTTGCAACAACACTGGCCGGAATCCATCGATTTGGCGTTTGCCGACGTGTTCGGCCTGTCCGCCAGCGAGCGGCATATCCTCGCGCTTCTGTCTCGCGGCTGCTCGTCAGAAGAGATCGCCGGGGAGCGAGGCAGTTCCGTGGCCACCGTGCGGCAACAGATCAAAAGTCTGTTGCAAAAGCTCGGTGCCAAAAGCCAGGTGCAGGCCGCCACTATGGCGGCCTCTGCAGCGACTGCAATGGATACCGTGACGACAAAGGGGGATCTGCTTTCCGTTCACTACGACAATTACCCCATGAGCATCCATGAGCTGTTTCGCGAGCAACGACAGATTGGCTGGCGAAGATTTGGCAAACCCGGCGGACGGCCAGTGCTTTTCCTGCACGGTCCGTCTTTCGGTGCCGGGGATTTTCCGGATGAGCGGCGACTGGCCGCGCAGTTTGGTCTGGATGTCATAGCCGTTGAACGTGCCGGCTATGGCCGGACCGAACCATCGGACAAAACCGAAGACCCACTGGAAAGCCAGTGCCACGATATCCTCGCCGTACTTGGCTCCCTGTCGATCTCCAAGGTAACCATTCTGTCCCACGAAGTCGCCCTGATACCGGCACTTGCGCTCATGCAACACTCCGGCATCCAGATAAACGGCGTTGTTTCTGTCTCTGCCGCGCCACCGTTCAAGGAGCTGGAACAGATCAACGCCATGCCAGCTCATCAGGCCATCTTCATTCAAGCTGCCCGCCACGCGCCCTGGCTGGCCAGGTTATTGATTCGCCTGCTGATCCTGAGGATGAGAAAGCTCGGCCCTGAACAGTGGCCGAAAGTGATTTTCGAGGGCGTGGAGCCGGATGAACATGTGATTCGCAAAAACTCCCTGAAACAAGGGGTAGTTGCAGCCTATGGGTTTTATGTCAATCAACTCGGGGCGGGGTACCTGGAGGACCTCAGGATCATGATTCAGGATTGGGGCCATCTGTTGGAAACTCCGAACCTGACCTTGAAACTCATTCATGGAAGCGAAAACGCCAGCACTCCAGTTTCTCATCTGAATATTTTTCGGGACATAAATCCTGATCTTTCCATTGAGCTGATTAAGGGCGAGGGGCTCACGCTGGCCGTTTCGCAAACCGAACGGCTCTAA
- a CDS encoding IS4 family transposase: MQAPRFLHTLLTSSLPLVHAKRLQALLDTVGALLGERRLGLTALGRALPGPVATKHTIKRVDRLLGNPHLHQERPLFYWLVASLLIGHMTRPLILVDWSPIDDRGKRFLLRAAVPFAGRSLPIFEKVHHKDGCQHCEAYLLAALAEILPDNATPILVTDAGFRNPWFEAVEARGWYYVGRVRSPVRCQLPGQAWQPVSDLFPQATSVPRALGSVQIAESNPLTTRMVLYHRPPQGRKHRNKRGQVSQDSRSRAIAQRQKEPWVLVSNLPARSTLADKLVAIYRQRMQIEEGFRDVKSPQFGLGFGMHQSRQGKRIEILLLIAMLANVVVMVAGLQVRDSGQQRRYQSNTIRHRNVLSVWRLGLEWLRRHCVGAVPWPSWKTVLTSLQGEVKEQALCDG, from the coding sequence ATGCAGGCCCCTCGATTCTTACATACTCTGCTGACCTCATCACTCCCCCTGGTCCATGCCAAGCGCCTGCAGGCGCTGCTCGACACGGTGGGTGCCCTGCTGGGCGAGCGCCGCCTGGGCTTGACCGCCCTGGGGCGTGCCTTGCCAGGGCCAGTGGCTACCAAGCACACCATCAAGCGAGTCGATCGGTTGCTGGGCAACCCTCACCTGCATCAGGAGCGTCCCCTGTTCTATTGGCTCGTGGCCAGCCTGCTGATTGGCCACATGACCCGCCCGCTGATTCTGGTGGACTGGTCGCCGATTGATGACCGTGGCAAACGGTTCTTGCTGCGCGCCGCGGTGCCCTTTGCCGGGCGCTCGCTGCCAATCTTCGAGAAAGTCCACCACAAGGATGGCTGCCAACACTGTGAGGCATACTTGTTGGCCGCTCTGGCCGAGATACTGCCTGACAACGCCACGCCGATCTTGGTCACCGATGCGGGCTTTCGTAATCCCTGGTTCGAGGCGGTTGAGGCACGTGGTTGGTACTACGTCGGCCGGGTGCGTAGCCCGGTTCGCTGCCAGCTGCCAGGGCAGGCGTGGCAACCTGTGTCAGACCTGTTTCCGCAAGCGACATCGGTACCGCGGGCGCTGGGTTCCGTGCAAATTGCTGAGAGCAATCCACTGACCACCCGCATGGTGCTCTACCATCGGCCGCCGCAGGGGCGCAAGCATCGCAACAAGCGCGGACAGGTCTCCCAGGACAGCCGCAGCCGGGCGATTGCCCAGCGCCAGAAGGAGCCCTGGGTGCTGGTCAGTAACCTACCGGCGCGCTCAACGCTGGCGGACAAGTTGGTGGCCATTTACCGGCAGCGCATGCAGATTGAAGAGGGCTTCCGCGACGTCAAGAGTCCCCAGTTCGGGCTGGGCTTCGGCATGCATCAGTCTCGCCAAGGCAAGCGGATCGAAATCCTGCTGCTGATCGCGATGCTGGCCAATGTCGTGGTGATGGTTGCCGGTCTTCAAGTCCGAGACAGCGGGCAACAGCGACGCTACCAGAGCAACACGATCCGTCATCGGAACGTTCTCTCCGTGTGGCGTTTGGGACTGGAGTGGCTGCGACGTCATTGTGTCGGTGCTGTCCCATGGCCCTCTTGGAAGACAGTTCTGACGAGCCTCCAAGGGGAAGTCAAAGAGCAGGCCTTATGCGATGGATAG
- a CDS encoding class I SAM-dependent methyltransferase — protein MDSKVRGDSSGFDPSSGFNSDLYESCGLADLPFADQSIDALVSLAGLHHCSDKRPFLNASHRALVPRGMLSILDVRAGSSEAQFLDEFVGEYNGMGHEGDYLGPEFVLQCDTQHWEILSAGMVDCHWQFVSKTELCDFCRGLFRLQRVSNTMILDAVARYLNFRASTDSHETVLMPWRLYRVVARKRFPSQREH, from the coding sequence ATGGATAGCAAAGTTCGTGGGGATTCCTCAGGCTTTGACCCCAGCTCGGGCTTTAATAGCGACCTGTACGAAAGCTGCGGGCTGGCCGATTTACCCTTTGCTGATCAATCCATCGATGCACTTGTCAGCCTTGCAGGGCTGCACCATTGCTCGGATAAACGCCCGTTTCTGAATGCCAGTCACCGTGCGCTGGTGCCCCGGGGCATGCTGTCCATTCTTGATGTGCGAGCCGGTTCGTCCGAAGCCCAATTCCTGGATGAGTTTGTGGGTGAATACAATGGTATGGGGCATGAGGGCGACTATCTGGGGCCTGAGTTCGTGTTGCAGTGTGATACACAACACTGGGAGATCCTCTCGGCGGGGATGGTGGATTGTCACTGGCAATTCGTCAGCAAAACCGAGCTTTGTGATTTCTGTCGCGGCTTATTTCGTCTGCAGCGTGTCTCCAACACCATGATTCTGGACGCCGTTGCCCGGTACCTGAACTTCAGGGCAAGCACGGATTCACACGAAACTGTGCTGATGCCATGGCGCCTCTACCGTGTGGTAGCTCGCAAACGGTTTCCGAGCCAGAGGGAGCACTGA